The following proteins are encoded in a genomic region of Thermococcus henrietii:
- a CDS encoding aldehyde ferredoxin oxidoreductase family protein: MEVKGGYWGKILRVNLTTGEIKVEPLPGHFPRKYLGGVGFGTRLLYDEVPAGADPLGPENKMIITPGLFVGTGIGTGSKTAFNFKSPLTGAYGRSMAGAKMGEELKKAGYDVLIIEGQSEEPVLLYIKDDEVKLVPANEYWGLTTGEARKKAKEEYPGFATAFIGPAGENLSLIATVDTDERQAGRGGPGAVLGSKKLKGIVVKGTKKIPIAEPEKLRELIKKWAMIFKDHPATKADMDYGSGEFLDWMNRERGTFPTRNWQMGFFKKAYERLKEMQEKGLQFRVHIEIDPYYWAPKYRVGRRPCPMCNKPCSQYVKVESEKWGTFMTDGPEYETLYSFGGALELDDFETVAYLNYLADELGLDTISAGVTIAWAMEAYERGLLTKEEADGLELTFGNGEAAVEALKKMAYREGNLGKLLADGVKRASERLGRGSEKFAMHVKGMEPPAYDVRGIKGMALAFAVNVRGADHLTSGAYGTELVGKWWKFEGVDRTKGENKGFEIAFHENLMAIYDATGVCKFSRHMYFLEGFPELVEAVTGMNIGEAELMVIGERIMNIARAFNVREGFTRKDDTLPYRIMWEPIPEGPSKGLHVPPWELDRMLDEYYQARGWSRDGIPTKAKLMALDLPDIADDIGAGI; the protein is encoded by the coding sequence ATGGAAGTTAAAGGTGGTTACTGGGGTAAGATTCTGAGAGTCAACCTGACAACGGGGGAGATTAAGGTCGAGCCCCTTCCCGGGCACTTCCCGAGGAAGTACCTCGGCGGCGTCGGCTTTGGAACGAGACTTCTCTACGACGAGGTTCCGGCCGGAGCCGACCCGCTCGGACCCGAGAACAAGATGATTATCACCCCCGGTCTCTTCGTTGGAACCGGAATCGGAACCGGTTCCAAAACCGCTTTCAACTTCAAGAGCCCGCTCACCGGTGCCTACGGCCGTTCGATGGCCGGTGCTAAAATGGGTGAGGAGCTCAAGAAGGCCGGTTACGACGTTCTCATAATCGAGGGGCAGAGTGAGGAGCCGGTTCTTCTCTACATCAAGGACGATGAGGTCAAGCTCGTTCCGGCAAACGAGTACTGGGGCCTCACCACCGGCGAGGCGAGAAAGAAGGCCAAGGAGGAGTACCCGGGCTTCGCGACCGCTTTCATCGGTCCGGCCGGCGAGAACCTCAGCCTCATCGCGACGGTGGACACCGACGAGAGACAGGCCGGTAGGGGCGGTCCCGGAGCAGTTCTCGGAAGCAAGAAGCTCAAGGGAATCGTCGTCAAGGGCACCAAGAAGATACCGATTGCCGAGCCTGAGAAGCTCCGCGAGCTCATCAAGAAGTGGGCCATGATATTCAAGGACCACCCTGCGACCAAGGCGGACATGGACTACGGAAGCGGTGAGTTCCTCGACTGGATGAACAGGGAGAGGGGAACCTTCCCGACTAGGAACTGGCAGATGGGCTTCTTCAAGAAGGCCTACGAAAGGCTCAAGGAAATGCAGGAGAAGGGACTGCAGTTCAGGGTTCACATTGAGATTGACCCCTACTACTGGGCGCCCAAGTACCGCGTCGGAAGAAGACCCTGTCCAATGTGTAACAAGCCCTGCAGCCAGTACGTTAAGGTTGAGAGCGAGAAGTGGGGCACCTTCATGACCGACGGTCCGGAGTACGAGACCCTCTACTCCTTCGGTGGCGCGCTCGAGCTCGACGACTTCGAGACCGTCGCGTATCTCAACTACCTCGCGGACGAGCTCGGCCTCGACACAATCTCCGCCGGTGTCACAATCGCCTGGGCCATGGAGGCCTACGAGAGAGGGTTGCTCACCAAAGAAGAGGCGGACGGCCTTGAGCTGACCTTCGGCAACGGCGAGGCCGCAGTCGAGGCGCTCAAGAAGATGGCCTACCGTGAGGGCAACCTTGGAAAGCTTCTCGCCGACGGTGTTAAAAGGGCAAGCGAGAGGCTCGGCAGGGGAAGCGAGAAGTTCGCCATGCACGTCAAGGGCATGGAGCCTCCAGCTTACGACGTCCGCGGTATAAAGGGAATGGCTTTGGCTTTCGCGGTCAACGTCCGCGGCGCCGACCACCTCACCAGCGGTGCCTACGGAACCGAGCTCGTCGGCAAGTGGTGGAAGTTCGAGGGCGTTGACAGGACCAAGGGCGAGAACAAGGGCTTCGAGATTGCCTTCCACGAGAACCTCATGGCAATCTACGACGCCACCGGTGTCTGTAAGTTCTCAAGGCACATGTACTTCCTTGAGGGCTTCCCTGAGCTCGTTGAGGCCGTCACCGGCATGAACATCGGCGAGGCCGAGCTGATGGTCATCGGAGAGAGGATAATGAACATCGCTCGCGCCTTCAACGTCCGCGAGGGCTTCACCAGGAAGGACGACACCCTGCCTTACAGGATTATGTGGGAGCCGATTCCAGAGGGACCGAGCAAGGGCCTGCACGTCCCGCCGTGGGAGCTCGACAGGATGCTCGACGAGTACTACCAGGCAAGGGGCTGGAGCAGGGACGGAATCCCGACCAAGGCCAAGCTCATGGCCCTCGACCTGCCGGACATCGCGGACGACATCGGAGCGGGAATCTGA
- a CDS encoding DUF2103 domain-containing protein translates to MPKYFRKGVKREHHFLKGLEKPLEEIASIPGVKKVIPGRIYASDSRGFEIKVTRETQTGLKLVAKSDGSVQEVFLVVDKADRARVREEIKHLADEWAK, encoded by the coding sequence ATGCCCAAGTACTTCCGCAAAGGCGTCAAGAGGGAGCACCACTTCCTCAAGGGCCTTGAGAAACCTCTCGAGGAGATAGCCTCGATTCCCGGCGTCAAGAAGGTAATCCCGGGCAGGATTTACGCAAGCGATTCCCGGGGATTTGAGATTAAGGTGACGCGGGAAACGCAGACCGGCCTTAAGCTCGTCGCCAAGAGCGATGGGAGCGTTCAAGAGGTTTTTCTCGTCGTTGACAAGGCCGACCGGGCCAGGGTTCGCGAAGAGATAAAGCATCTTGCTGATGAGTGGGCGAAATAA
- the arcS gene encoding archaeosine synthase subunit alpha: MEVIKHEGPGRLGLVRLGDYSFRTPALAGVDFTLSPFNSFFHPSEPGDYDFNLAPSIPLGFYTPAEVIEKALGRLWSVNYDGFNAFYLPALRRTEYLEKFFKIIERYNFDAVYLGNSKILVKEYRYFVKILRALRERFPNVMIIADLEPFFYPLAVYLGVDAFDTRSLKLYDFEGKGFTQYSPFLWGKEPNSLDFARETILLVRKALETGKLRYLVENLFYTQYHAGILRIADLEHADYLEKYTPIQKETVYFISDASIRRPEVKRWHSRVLERFTPPKNTELVLLFPCSAKKPYSFSRSHTLYRRAVKEALGSGTARVHELILTSPFGVVPREWEWLAKYDIVVTGHWSEEEIKPAAELLAKTLEKYPKDVPIVAHLDEAYVEIARLASELSGREIIFTRVENGTTSKESLNSLTETLREFHLEGTKEDRTYRYFENIRKVFDFYFGAGAGEAVLPDNGHVKGSKMLRLFVENQQTGTFRDGVISVTPFGMQRIYDSLKAYWVKIDFDLRGDVFAVGVNEADERIRPDDIVGVVRDEKVVGVGKAVLAGEEMIRAKKGVAVKVRKRA, translated from the coding sequence CTCCCCCTTCAACTCCTTCTTCCACCCCAGCGAGCCCGGCGACTACGACTTCAACTTAGCTCCTTCAATCCCGCTCGGCTTCTACACACCGGCGGAAGTCATTGAGAAGGCTCTTGGAAGGCTGTGGAGCGTTAACTATGACGGCTTCAACGCCTTCTATTTGCCAGCCCTGAGGAGAACCGAGTACCTCGAGAAGTTCTTCAAGATAATCGAGCGCTACAACTTCGATGCCGTCTACCTCGGCAACTCCAAAATCCTCGTCAAGGAGTACCGCTACTTCGTTAAAATCCTCCGCGCCCTCCGTGAGAGGTTCCCCAACGTCATGATTATAGCGGATTTGGAGCCGTTCTTCTACCCACTCGCCGTTTATCTCGGCGTCGATGCCTTCGACACGCGCTCGCTCAAGCTCTACGACTTCGAGGGCAAGGGCTTCACCCAGTACAGCCCGTTCCTCTGGGGCAAAGAACCCAACTCCCTCGACTTCGCGAGAGAAACTATCCTTCTCGTGAGGAAGGCCCTCGAAACCGGTAAGCTCCGTTACCTCGTGGAGAACCTGTTCTACACCCAGTACCACGCGGGAATTCTCCGCATAGCGGATTTGGAGCACGCCGATTACCTCGAGAAGTACACGCCGATTCAGAAGGAGACGGTCTACTTCATCAGCGACGCCTCCATCAGGAGGCCTGAAGTTAAGCGCTGGCACTCTCGCGTCCTCGAGCGCTTCACCCCTCCAAAGAACACCGAGCTGGTCCTCCTCTTCCCCTGTTCGGCCAAGAAGCCCTACTCCTTCTCCCGCTCGCACACCCTCTACAGGCGCGCCGTGAAGGAAGCTTTAGGCTCCGGAACGGCCAGGGTTCATGAGCTAATCCTCACTTCCCCCTTCGGTGTCGTTCCGAGGGAGTGGGAGTGGCTGGCGAAGTACGACATAGTCGTCACCGGCCACTGGAGCGAGGAGGAAATCAAACCTGCGGCAGAGCTACTCGCGAAGACCCTCGAGAAGTACCCGAAGGACGTTCCGATAGTAGCGCACCTCGACGAGGCCTACGTCGAGATAGCGAGGCTCGCAAGTGAGCTCTCGGGCAGGGAGATAATCTTCACCCGCGTTGAGAACGGAACGACGAGCAAGGAAAGCCTGAACTCTCTCACCGAGACTCTGAGGGAGTTCCACCTTGAGGGGACGAAGGAGGACAGAACCTACCGCTACTTCGAGAACATAAGGAAGGTCTTCGACTTCTACTTTGGCGCTGGAGCAGGAGAGGCCGTCCTTCCCGATAACGGCCACGTCAAGGGCTCAAAGATGCTCCGCCTCTTCGTTGAAAACCAGCAGACGGGAACCTTCAGGGATGGCGTCATAAGCGTCACGCCCTTCGGAATGCAGAGGATTTACGACTCGCTCAAAGCTTACTGGGTGAAGATTGACTTCGACCTGCGCGGCGACGTCTTCGCGGTCGGCGTGAACGAGGCCGACGAGAGGATTCGTCCTGACGACATAGTTGGTGTCGTGAGGGACGAGAAGGTAGTCGGCGTCGGCAAGGCCGTTCTCGCGGGAGAGGAAATGATTAGGGCAAAGAAGGGCGTCGCCGTCAAGGTGAGGAAGCGGGCTTAA
- a CDS encoding class I SAM-dependent methyltransferase — translation MSFREKYSRIARHYETLEKPLDRFFCPLRERAVSFVGGKTLEVGVGVGKTLRYYPKDVELCAVDAVPEVIEIARENARRLNLDACFEVADVEKLPFPDGSFDTVLSSFVFCTVPNPEMGMREILRVLKPGGRAIFLEHTKSDSILLDYLFLLPLKLPLKLLLDDDPLRETHKLVSKHFEIECEERYYRGIVRLIVARKPAESKTFKAPSP, via the coding sequence ATGTCGTTCAGGGAGAAGTACTCGCGCATTGCCAGACACTACGAGACCCTCGAGAAACCCCTCGACAGGTTCTTCTGCCCCCTGCGCGAGAGGGCGGTTTCCTTTGTCGGGGGGAAGACCCTTGAGGTCGGTGTTGGCGTTGGGAAAACGTTGCGCTATTATCCAAAAGACGTTGAGCTCTGCGCCGTTGATGCCGTTCCCGAGGTCATTGAAATCGCCCGGGAAAACGCAAGAAGGCTTAACCTGGACGCCTGTTTCGAGGTTGCCGACGTTGAGAAGCTTCCTTTTCCCGACGGTAGTTTTGACACAGTTCTGAGCTCCTTCGTCTTCTGCACCGTTCCGAACCCCGAGATGGGGATGAGAGAAATCCTCCGCGTTTTAAAGCCTGGGGGAAGGGCGATTTTCCTCGAGCACACGAAGAGCGACTCGATTTTGCTCGACTACCTCTTTCTCCTTCCCCTGAAGTTGCCGTTGAAGTTGCTCCTCGATGACGACCCCCTCAGGGAGACGCATAAACTGGTCTCGAAGCACTTTGAAATCGAGTGCGAGGAGCGCTATTACCGCGGAATCGTCCGTTTAATCGTCGCGCGGAAGCCCGCTGAGAGTAAAACTTTTAAAGCTCCCTCCCCTTAA
- a CDS encoding ATP-binding protein has product MVVILMAIIERSELDVALKAKWLLLYGRRKTGKTFYVRERGNYARYFIVTRGSELIDVETGERMTLDEFMKFLPLLLQTGRIVVDEFHRLGEPFFSLLQGLSGKGELTLITSTRHYFRRFLGESSPLLGLLHAHEVGLVRPSDALKFVHAIGFEGKPLVELAVLVQEPWLAPTVESYGVETFDVLGTVLKDYVPGLVGEIFTEEERELTRRYWAILEAVAGGKVSTGEIAGELSSRGLMENASPGAVAPYLETLAGMGLLERIPVFGKRRKVYRYRHVSPLVDFAYYLNSKYGFFETGLPQKTVHRLLEEKLPRYVEVFFERLFAQHYGLQPVRIEKPELELDVALVKNRRLYLVAEVKWKAKLRERDLRKAENKFESAGAEVNLLVVPDRSVLPREPENARVFDWRDALALAP; this is encoded by the coding sequence ATGGTGGTTATACTAATGGCCATTATAGAAAGGTCCGAACTCGACGTTGCCCTCAAAGCGAAGTGGTTGCTCCTCTACGGGCGCAGAAAGACGGGAAAGACGTTCTACGTCCGCGAAAGGGGAAACTATGCGAGATACTTCATCGTTACGAGGGGCTCGGAACTCATCGATGTGGAGACTGGAGAGAGAATGACCCTTGACGAGTTCATGAAGTTTCTTCCGCTCCTTCTCCAAACAGGTAGAATAGTCGTTGACGAGTTTCACCGCCTTGGAGAACCGTTCTTCTCGCTTCTCCAGGGCCTGTCAGGGAAGGGTGAACTGACCCTCATAACCTCGACGAGGCATTACTTCAGGAGGTTCCTCGGGGAGAGCAGTCCATTGCTGGGCCTCCTCCACGCCCATGAGGTGGGTCTCGTCAGGCCTTCTGACGCCCTGAAGTTCGTTCACGCCATTGGTTTTGAAGGCAAGCCTCTCGTTGAACTCGCCGTTCTCGTTCAGGAACCGTGGCTCGCTCCTACGGTGGAATCCTACGGCGTCGAAACCTTTGACGTCCTCGGTACCGTTCTCAAGGACTACGTTCCCGGCCTCGTGGGTGAGATATTCACCGAGGAGGAGCGCGAGCTTACCCGGAGATACTGGGCAATCCTCGAGGCCGTTGCCGGGGGAAAGGTAAGCACTGGGGAAATAGCGGGGGAGCTATCTTCCCGGGGATTGATGGAGAACGCTTCCCCGGGAGCTGTAGCGCCATACCTCGAAACCCTCGCGGGAATGGGCTTGCTTGAGAGAATCCCAGTCTTTGGAAAGAGGAGAAAGGTCTACCGCTACCGCCACGTATCGCCCCTCGTGGACTTCGCGTACTACCTGAATTCAAAATACGGTTTCTTCGAGACGGGTCTTCCCCAGAAAACCGTCCACAGATTGCTGGAGGAAAAACTGCCCCGCTACGTAGAGGTGTTCTTTGAACGTCTCTTCGCCCAGCACTACGGCCTTCAGCCAGTCAGGATTGAGAAGCCGGAACTTGAGCTCGACGTTGCCCTTGTGAAGAACAGGAGGCTCTACTTGGTTGCCGAGGTCAAGTGGAAGGCGAAGCTCAGAGAAAGGGACCTTAGAAAAGCCGAAAACAAGTTTGAGAGTGCTGGAGCTGAGGTTAACCTCCTCGTCGTTCCGGACAGGAGCGTCCTCCCACGGGAGCCCGAGAATGCAAGGGTCTTTGACTGGAGGGACGCTTTAGCGCTCGCCCCATAA
- a CDS encoding DUF2079 domain-containing protein produces MVNLKFKTRLSAYDITAVLIALFYSLVMIHLSLLKFKYFRYTSFDLGIFTQSFAGFLHGRPWFNTVEWQVHGVTSHFGVHFQPIMYALIPLFKLFPSAKTLLVVQSLALGTSVFLAYLLAKKVLNERLALALTGLYAFNSSLIGINLFEFHPVSLAVPLFLLAAVLLVDGREREFFATSVILLSVKEDTFLGVASLSLWWAFRDGFSIEELKKNRRFLVFAALSVLYGVIVIKLIIPHFGKGYIYGSLYKHVHLTGRKLAYFLLFNLSFGLLPLFLPRNWVLLTLPWLENLLASRASQYSFGFHYPYMLVPLSFLGTVYVLKELEFRHLKRILSVLLVLGFITSWATMPIAETPPKEPFSLVYYSILEPLPGYKTAWEVIDVLLKTNLSIYTQPAFYPALAVKENVYVYPAGIKPDLVFVDVRTYHGRLYLKRLREMVRNNYVLVYSKNGIELYARSGLKLPLPLKELN; encoded by the coding sequence ATGGTGAACCTCAAATTTAAAACCCGGTTATCAGCTTACGACATTACTGCGGTTCTCATAGCCCTATTCTATTCGCTCGTTATGATTCATCTTAGCCTCCTTAAGTTCAAATACTTCCGCTACACCAGCTTTGACCTTGGAATCTTTACGCAGTCCTTCGCGGGCTTCCTCCACGGTCGTCCGTGGTTCAACACTGTGGAGTGGCAGGTTCACGGCGTTACCAGCCACTTCGGTGTTCACTTCCAGCCGATAATGTACGCCCTTATTCCCCTTTTCAAGCTATTCCCATCCGCGAAGACCCTTCTCGTGGTTCAGAGTCTTGCACTCGGCACGTCAGTTTTCCTCGCTTACCTCCTCGCCAAGAAGGTTCTGAACGAGAGGCTGGCGCTCGCGCTGACGGGGCTCTACGCCTTCAACTCCTCCCTCATTGGAATCAACCTCTTTGAGTTTCACCCCGTTTCCCTCGCGGTTCCGCTCTTCCTTCTTGCGGCAGTTCTCCTCGTTGACGGCAGGGAACGTGAGTTTTTCGCAACCTCGGTCATCTTGCTCTCAGTGAAGGAAGACACGTTTCTCGGCGTGGCTTCGCTTTCGCTGTGGTGGGCCTTTCGCGATGGCTTTTCCATCGAGGAACTGAAGAAAAACCGCCGCTTTCTTGTTTTTGCGGCCCTATCCGTGCTCTACGGCGTAATCGTCATCAAGCTTATAATCCCCCATTTCGGGAAGGGCTACATCTACGGTAGTCTTTACAAACACGTCCATCTAACCGGCAGAAAGCTTGCCTACTTCTTACTCTTTAATCTAAGCTTTGGTCTCCTTCCACTCTTCCTCCCGAGAAACTGGGTCCTCCTTACCCTTCCTTGGCTTGAGAACCTCCTCGCCTCAAGGGCCAGCCAGTACTCCTTCGGCTTCCATTATCCTTACATGCTCGTCCCGCTTTCCTTCCTGGGCACAGTCTACGTCCTGAAAGAGCTTGAATTCAGGCATCTCAAAAGGATTCTATCAGTGCTCCTCGTGCTTGGGTTTATAACATCGTGGGCTACTATGCCTATCGCGGAGACTCCACCCAAAGAGCCGTTCTCTCTTGTCTACTATTCAATTCTTGAGCCGCTCCCCGGATACAAAACTGCTTGGGAAGTTATAGACGTTCTTCTGAAGACGAACCTCTCAATTTACACCCAGCCTGCTTTTTATCCAGCCTTGGCGGTTAAGGAGAATGTCTATGTTTATCCAGCAGGGATTAAGCCGGATTTGGTGTTCGTGGACGTGAGGACGTATCACGGGAGGCTCTACCTGAAGAGACTTAGGGAGATGGTGAGGAATAACTACGTTCTCGTTTATTCAAAAAATGGAATTGAACTGTACGCAAGGTCGGGTTTAAAGCTCCCGCTTCCCCTCAAAGAACTCAATTAG